The genomic segment GATACATTAAGCGCAAGCATAGCTGTCAGCACGAGGTACATCATGCCGATCATCTTTTGCCTGGGAGTCTCTTTTCCGTGTGCCATAAAGCTATCTTAAGCTGTAATATGCAAAACTGCTACTTTCCGTTTGATAGGGCATTGATTGCTGTAAGCATGTTGCCGTAAACATTATTGAGAGCAGCCACATTGCTATTCAACTTCTCAACTGCCAACCTGAACTTTTCGGTCTCTTCAATAGTGAAGTTAAGTTTCTTTACCATTCCATCAACTCCCTGGTAAACCTTTTCGGCTTCTTTAAGCCTTTGGCTGGTTTCCTGCAGATGAAGTTCATGCGCTGCATTTAGTGCAGCCATATTCTTGTTCAGTCGTTCAAGCTGTTCCTTATAGCTTGTACTTCCGTTTGTAATAACGTTTCCGTTAAGTTGCATTGCTTCAGCTAACTGCTGGTAGGTAGTAGCTACCTGCGATGCTGTTTGCTTGTAGGCGTTTGCAAGTCCATCGGCTGAGACTTTAAGATTATCGGCAACCGATTCGGCGGAACCAACTATTCGTTCGCTTACCTTTTGTCCGGCATTGGTAAGTTCGGCCTCCAGGTTCTTAACCGATTGGTTAACACCATCCATGAAGTTTTTGCCACTTTCGGACATTACACCTGCAGCCTGCTGTATGTTTTGGTTTAAAACATTTATTGACTCATTGAGTGCTTGTCCGCTTTGAGAGTAATTTTGGGTAAAAGTACCAACACTCTCCGATGCTTTTGTCAATTTCTCGTTGAACTCCTTTACAACTGTTGCTGAATTGGTAATGTCGGCAATTTTGCTCGATGCATCACCCAGTTTATTAAGCCCAGCGCTAACCTTATCGAAAAGGGCAGGACTAATCTCTGCGTTTTCAAGCATCTTGTTGAACTTTTCGGTAAAGATTAGGGCACCGGGAACTCCTACCGCAGCTGGTTGTGAAGCCGGTGCAGCGGATACAGGAGCGGCTGCAGCAAC from the Tenuifilum sp. 4138str genome contains:
- the gldL gene encoding gliding motility protein GldL yields the protein MKISIEEIVTSKKWKTFMKYLYGWGASVVILGALFKILHLKGAGTMLFLGMGTESIIFFFSAFEPIHEEVDWTLVYPELTGMSDEEEISGYRRSRNQGLSAEDVQQIITSVLASLPAGSAGVAAAAPVSAAPASQPAAVGVPGALIFTEKFNKMLENAEISPALFDKVSAGLNKLGDASSKIADITNSATVVKEFNEKLTKASESVGTFTQNYSQSGQALNESINVLNQNIQQAAGVMSESGKNFMDGVNQSVKNLEAELTNAGQKVSERIVGSAESVADNLKVSADGLANAYKQTASQVATTYQQLAEAMQLNGNVITNGSTSYKEQLERLNKNMAALNAAHELHLQETSQRLKEAEKVYQGVDGMVKKLNFTIEETEKFRLAVEKLNSNVAALNNVYGNMLTAINALSNGK